One Nitrosopumilus piranensis genomic region harbors:
- the trpD gene encoding anthranilate phosphoribosyltransferase, translating to MISRLISKIQEKIDLTYEEMNQVMTDILSGKTTDMENADFLSNLADKGETDDELLGMLDKIQEFSLKIEPKNTGTIIDMCGTGGDKLQTFNISTTASFVVAAAGGIVAKHGNRSSSGISGSADIFEYFGYDLNLEPIQIAEILEKHNICFMFAQKFHPAMKHVSAARKQLGKRTAFNLLGPLSNPAGVKNQLVGVFSAEYLDRLPLILKRKGAQNIMTVRSDDGMDEFSTSSINRVCVLRDDKVLMNAIDPEVVGLHKSSLKDIQIKTKEDAVKSFVHVLNNTANQAMIETTVLNAAGGLIVANISNNFEEAVELASNTIKDGKAMSLLEKFIQDTGDISRLKEITDG from the coding sequence ATGATTTCAAGACTAATTTCAAAAATACAAGAAAAAATAGATCTAACATACGAGGAAATGAATCAAGTTATGACAGACATTCTTTCTGGCAAGACAACTGATATGGAGAATGCAGATTTTCTCTCAAATCTGGCAGATAAGGGTGAGACAGATGATGAGTTGCTAGGAATGCTTGATAAAATACAAGAGTTTTCACTCAAAATTGAGCCTAAAAACACTGGAACCATTATTGACATGTGTGGGACAGGTGGAGACAAACTTCAGACATTTAACATATCAACTACAGCGTCATTTGTTGTGGCAGCAGCTGGAGGAATTGTTGCCAAACATGGAAATCGCTCAAGTTCAGGGATTTCAGGAAGCGCAGATATTTTTGAATACTTTGGTTACGACCTAAACTTAGAGCCAATACAGATTGCAGAAATTTTAGAAAAACACAATATCTGCTTTATGTTTGCACAGAAATTTCACCCTGCAATGAAACATGTTTCTGCAGCAAGAAAACAATTGGGAAAAAGAACAGCATTTAATTTACTTGGACCACTCTCAAATCCTGCAGGGGTAAAAAACCAACTAGTTGGTGTGTTTTCAGCAGAATATTTGGACAGATTGCCACTGATACTAAAGAGAAAAGGTGCTCAAAACATTATGACGGTTCGCTCAGATGATGGAATGGATGAGTTTTCCACAAGTTCAATAAACAGAGTATGTGTTTTAAGAGATGACAAAGTTTTGATGAATGCAATTGATCCTGAAGTTGTAGGATTACACAAATCATCATTAAAAGACATTCAAATTAAGACAAAAGAAGATGCAGTAAAATCATTTGTTCATGTTTTAAACAATACTGCAAACCAAGCAATGATTGAAACGACAGTTCTTAATGCAGCTGGTGGATTAATTGTTGCAAACATCTCAAATAATTTTGAAGAGGCAGTAGAGTTAGCATCAAACACAATTAAAGATGGCAAAGCTATGTCATTATTAGAGAAATTTATTCAAGACACAGGAGACATTTCAAGGTTAAAGGAGATAACAGATGGCTGA
- a CDS encoding anthranilate synthase component II translates to MKFLIIDNYDSFVYNIAQYLGELGVDCDVIRNDKITLNEIQEKRYDAIIISPGPGTPEDKKYFGVCSDVIKEMGSSTPILGVCLGHQGIIDAFGGKVTNAGCVRHGKTSPVKHIDSKLFRDVKNPFKATRYHSLVGDKTVIPDILKVTATASDDGEVMAIEHKNYLIQGVQFHPESIMTEDGKKILLNFINQVKEKKK, encoded by the coding sequence AATCATAGATAATTATGATTCATTTGTATACAATATTGCACAATATCTAGGAGAATTAGGAGTAGACTGTGATGTAATTAGAAATGATAAGATTACTCTAAATGAGATTCAAGAAAAAAGATATGATGCAATAATTATTTCACCAGGTCCAGGAACACCTGAAGACAAAAAATATTTTGGAGTGTGCAGTGATGTGATCAAAGAAATGGGTTCAAGTACACCCATACTCGGAGTGTGTCTTGGACACCAAGGAATAATTGATGCATTTGGAGGAAAGGTAACTAATGCAGGATGTGTAAGACATGGAAAAACAAGTCCCGTCAAACATATAGATTCAAAATTATTCAGAGATGTAAAAAATCCATTTAAAGCAACAAGATATCATAGTTTAGTTGGAGACAAGACAGTTATTCCAGATATTCTAAAAGTTACTGCAACTGCATCAGATGACGGCGAAGTTATGGCAATAGAACACAAAAACTATCTGATTCAAGGAGTACAATTTCATCCAGAATCAATAATGACAGAAGATGGAAAGAAGATTCTTTTGAATTTCATTAATCAAGTAAAGGAGAAAAAGAAATGA
- a CDS encoding indole-3-glycerol phosphate synthase TrpC encodes MAENILRKLVNNSQMAIDDGVYEIEANLEKSTKDFIQIIKTSGHAPLLTEIKFASPSLGKIRTLTDPASVASQMIAGGSKALSVLTQPHLFHGSPEYFMKVRHAVDVPMLMKDIMIDKVQIDAAKRIGADFMLVIQSLFDKNYLKDIDDFIAYGHKQGLQILLEVHTKEEFENALKTEADLIGINNRNLDTLEINLKTTETILSGTEKTRLILSESGIETPEDIQYLKKCGADAFLIGSSIMKSDNIEEQVRNLVNAY; translated from the coding sequence ATGGCTGAAAACATTCTTCGAAAACTAGTCAATAATTCACAAATGGCAATTGATGATGGTGTGTACGAAATTGAAGCTAACTTAGAAAAATCAACCAAAGATTTCATTCAAATTATTAAGACAAGTGGCCATGCACCACTACTCACAGAAATAAAATTTGCATCCCCATCGTTGGGCAAAATACGTACACTAACTGACCCAGCAAGTGTTGCATCCCAGATGATAGCAGGAGGCTCAAAAGCACTATCAGTCCTAACACAGCCACATCTGTTTCATGGCTCACCAGAATATTTTATGAAGGTAAGGCATGCAGTAGACGTCCCAATGCTGATGAAAGATATCATGATAGACAAAGTACAGATAGATGCAGCAAAAAGAATTGGTGCAGATTTTATGTTAGTAATTCAATCATTGTTTGATAAAAATTACCTAAAAGATATTGATGATTTTATTGCATATGGACACAAGCAAGGATTGCAGATTCTCCTAGAAGTACATACAAAAGAGGAGTTTGAAAATGCACTAAAGACTGAAGCTGATTTGATTGGAATCAATAACAGAAATCTTGACACGTTAGAGATCAATCTTAAAACGACTGAAACAATTTTGTCAGGAACAGAAAAGACAAGACTGATACTTTCTGAAAGTGGTATTGAAACACCTGAAGACATTCAATATCTAAAAAAGTGCGGCGCAGATGCATTTCTAATAGGTTCAAGTATAATGAAAAGTGACAACATTGAAGAGCAGGTAAGAAATTTGGTGAATGCATATTGA
- the trpB gene encoding tryptophan synthase subunit beta produces the protein MKYPKNGKFGEFGGKYIPETLVPAIEELEENYLKFKNDKNFKKELDYYLKVYAGRPTPLYYAKNLSEKLGGAKIYLKREDLLHGGAHKINNTLGQALLAKKMKKKRIIAETGAGQHGVATAMACAALGMKAEVYMGYKDTIRQKLNVFRMNLLGSKVHPVKSGSKTLKDAINEAIRDWITNVETTYYLLGSAVGPHPYPVMVRDFQSVIGNEIKSQMKKLNKTPDSVIACVGGGSNAIGTFYPLVDSNAEIIGVEAAGHGLKSKKHSATLSAGSKGVLHGMMTYLLQDKEGQITETHSISAGLDYPGVGPEHSYFKDNKRVKYHSATDTEVIEAFLMLTRTEGIIPALESAHAIAEAIKVAKKSKKSESIVVTLSGRGDKDVEEVQNYLSKNVKD, from the coding sequence TTGAAATATCCAAAAAATGGTAAATTTGGCGAATTTGGTGGAAAGTACATTCCAGAAACACTAGTTCCAGCAATAGAAGAATTAGAAGAAAACTATCTGAAATTCAAAAATGATAAAAATTTCAAAAAAGAATTAGACTATTATCTCAAAGTCTATGCAGGGCGTCCAACACCACTATACTATGCAAAAAACTTATCAGAAAAATTAGGAGGGGCAAAAATCTATCTAAAAAGAGAAGACCTGTTGCATGGCGGAGCTCATAAAATAAACAACACACTTGGGCAAGCACTTCTTGCAAAAAAAATGAAGAAGAAGAGAATCATTGCAGAAACAGGTGCAGGACAACACGGGGTTGCAACTGCCATGGCATGTGCAGCACTGGGAATGAAAGCCGAAGTGTACATGGGATACAAAGACACCATTAGGCAAAAGCTAAATGTATTTAGAATGAATTTACTTGGTTCAAAGGTTCATCCAGTCAAATCAGGCTCAAAAACACTCAAAGATGCAATTAATGAAGCAATTAGGGATTGGATCACAAATGTTGAGACTACATATTATTTACTTGGGTCAGCAGTAGGGCCTCATCCATATCCTGTAATGGTCAGAGACTTTCAAAGTGTGATTGGTAATGAGATAAAATCACAGATGAAAAAACTAAACAAAACACCAGATAGTGTAATTGCATGTGTTGGCGGAGGATCAAATGCCATTGGTACATTTTATCCGCTAGTAGACTCTAATGCAGAAATCATTGGAGTAGAAGCTGCAGGTCACGGTTTAAAATCAAAAAAACATTCTGCCACACTATCAGCTGGAAGCAAAGGTGTTCTTCATGGAATGATGACATATTTACTTCAAGATAAAGAAGGACAAATTACAGAGACACACAGTATTTCAGCTGGTCTTGACTATCCAGGAGTAGGGCCTGAGCATTCTTATTTCAAAGACAATAAACGTGTAAAATACCACTCAGCTACAGACACAGAAGTAATTGAAGCATTTTTGATGCTAACTAGAACAGAGGGAATCATTCCAGCTTTAGAATCAGCTCATGCAATTGCCGAAGCAATCAAAGTTGCAAAAAAGAGTAAAAAATCTGAATCAATTGTAGTGACACTTTCTGGAAGAGGTGACAAAGACGTAGAAGAAGTACAAAACTATTTGAGTAAAAATGTCAAAGATTAG